CGACGACATCCGAAGGCCGGCCGGCCCCCTCTCGTCTGCGCCTTGCTCTCGCCCCGGCCTGGCTCCGTGCCGGCACTGCTGGACGGCGCCTGGTGGCCGCGCTCGCGTGATCTCCACGCCGAACTGCCCGCACTGGCGGCCGTGCTCGATCCGCTGCGGGGACGGATCACCCGGATCACGGTGAGCCCCTACCCCTCCCCGTGGCCGGTCGTACAGCGCAAGATCACCAGAGCGAAGACCTCGCCCCGCTTTTCCGTGCACCGCCGTGCCGCGCTGACGAGGAGGTCCAGCAGGAGCCCGCCGTGCGGTCCGGTGTCGGCGGCTTGCAGTGGAGCCGGCGTCGCGCTTCGGCCTGCCACTGCGGAGGAGGCAGCCCGGCCAGTACCGCGTGCCAACAGGTTGTCAGGGAGCCCTGCGCGCCTTGTTCGTCGACGAGCTTGTGCGAGGTGCCGGTGTGCTGCGTCAACAGTTCGGGGTCGCCGGCCTGGAGGAAGATCCCGAGATCGGTGGGTGAGAAGTCGGAATGGGCGAGACGGTCGAGCAGCACGCGGCGCAGTCGGCGGTTGCGCGCCACCAGCTCGCACAGCGCCTGCCGGGCACGCGTCGTGCCGCGCTCACGCCGAGCCAGGTGGTAGAGCCCGACCAGGGCTTGATCGGGATGACCCGTCGCGAGGACGTCGGCACGGACGCGGACCAGCACCTGCGCGAACTCCCCCTGGGGACGCCGGTTGGCGCACCACTGGTAGATCTGCTCGCGGAAGTCCCTGGCGTGCACCGGGTCCGCCAGCCCGTGGGTGAGCGGCCGTCCGGTGACAACTGCGTCATCCAGTTCTCCTCCTCGACCCGGCCCGGCGCCGACACGGCAGGTGAGTCGACAGCGGCAGGGGTGCTCAGGGCGATCAGTGCCCCGTCGCCCCTGGAGGCCAGTGGCACCGGACGAGGCGGTCGCCCGGCTGAAGGAGTTGCACGCCGAGTAGCGCGAAGAGTACGTGGCCCCCTGTCGACGGTCAGGGATCCTCCGGTGGCCTGTCTGCGCCCGCTGCCCCGCCGCCGCGAACCAGTCGGCGGCCGGGCCGTGGTCACCGTGACCGCGGTCCGGCCTTGAGCCCGGCGGTGTCCGTGCGGGCCCGGACGCGCGCCGCCGCGACCTCGGGAGAGGACACGAAGGCGGCCGTGACCAGCAGGAGCCATGCCACCTCGGCGGCGACGGTGCCCGCTATCTGCTGCGACGCGGGGCTGGAGGGGCTCCCGCCGGCCGGGGCCCGCCCGGCCCGTTTGCCCTCCAGGGCGGCGGCGATGGTGGCGGCCTCCACGACGGCGCGGACTTCCGCCGGCCGCTCACCGGGACCGACGGGGCCGACGGATGTCCCGTCGGTCCCGGTGGGCGCCGCCCGGTCGGTGGCGTCGGCGGGGAAGTACGGACGCAGGGCCAGGTGCCCGTCGCGGATCTCTATGACCCGCCGGTAGAGGTCGAACTCCGCCCGCCACAGCACCGGGTGGCGCGGGGCGGCGGGATCGAGCGCTATCTGCGGCAGTTCGGTGCGCAGCGCCGACCACAGCGGTTCCAGGGCCCGGTGCGTGCGGTACGCGGACAGCCAGCGGCCGGGCGCGGCGAGGAGCCCGCCGGACGCGCTCGCCCACCAGGTCGCGGTGGCCCCGCCGGTGGCGAGGGCGGCGGTGACGGCGCCCAGCACGCTGCACACCACATCCTCGCTGGCCGTGTGGAGTCCCTGGGCCAGGTTCATGGGCACGTACGTCAGCACCCACAGGGTCCACACGATGCCGAGGAGCGCGGCGAAGGTCATCAGGCGCAGTCCCGTCCGCATCGGTCCCGCGGCCACCTGCCGGGTCTGCCGGACGAGTTCACGGGTCAGGACGAGCAGGCACCAGGTGCCGTACGCGGCGAAGAGCACGTTGTACACGGCGAGGAGCCACCGGCGGTCCGGTGGGGCGGTCGCCAGCCCGCTCTCGGCCCTGACGCCCGCCATGAGCAGGACGGCGGCTCCGGTCACCAGGACCGCCACCGCGAGCCGGATCTGCCGCCTCTGCGCTGTGCGGTCGGCGGCTGCGGGCCTGAGCGACAGCCCCACCAGCAACAGCATGACGTGCGCGAAACTCTTGAGTTCGTGGGTGATCAGCATGACGACGGTGTCCAGCGGTGCCAGGTCCCGCAGGGCGGACATCACGACGGGGGCCCGGAAGAGCATCGCGGCCCCCATGCACCCTGCGAAGCCGGCGATGTACCGCTGGGCGGGATCGGAGCCCCGCCAGATGATCAGTGCACGGTAGAGGGCGAAGGACAGGAAGAGGACGGCGGCGACGAGACTGCCCAGGTCAGCCATCTGCGCCGTCCGGGCCGTCAGCGCCGTCAGCGCCGTCCGGGCCGTCCGGGCCGTCGGTGGGCCGGCCGTCCCCGGCGGGCTCCTGGTTGCCGGTCCGTCCGAACAGGGTGTGCAGTCGCGGCCATTCGGTCCCGGTGGGTCCCGTCCGGGCGAGGTGCGCCGCACGGGTCAGGATGAGCGA
This sequence is a window from Streptomyces ortus. Protein-coding genes within it:
- a CDS encoding MAB_1171c family putative transporter encodes the protein MADLGSLVAAVLFLSFALYRALIIWRGSDPAQRYIAGFAGCMGAAMLFRAPVVMSALRDLAPLDTVVMLITHELKSFAHVMLLLVGLSLRPAAADRTAQRRQIRLAVAVLVTGAAVLLMAGVRAESGLATAPPDRRWLLAVYNVLFAAYGTWCLLVLTRELVRQTRQVAAGPMRTGLRLMTFAALLGIVWTLWVLTYVPMNLAQGLHTASEDVVCSVLGAVTAALATGGATATWWASASGGLLAAPGRWLSAYRTHRALEPLWSALRTELPQIALDPAAPRHPVLWRAEFDLYRRVIEIRDGHLALRPYFPADATDRAAPTGTDGTSVGPVGPGERPAEVRAVVEAATIAAALEGKRAGRAPAGGSPSSPASQQIAGTVAAEVAWLLLVTAAFVSSPEVAAARVRARTDTAGLKAGPRSR